The genomic interval CCCGCCGCCTGTCGGCCGCGCTTGGCGCCGGTGCCGGCGGCTATCTGCTGAAGGACATCGCCTGCGAGGCGCTGATGCAGTCGCTCAAGCTGGTGATGATGGGCGAGAAGGTATTCCCGACCCATCTGGCCGAGCTGCTGGTCAGCGGCCGCACCGAGGACATGGGTGCCGAGCTGCCGACCCGCCGCAAGGGTCTGTCGCAGCGCGAGGTGCAGATCCTGCGCTGCCTGCTGAACGGCAACAGCAACAAGATGATCGCCAACCACCTGAACATCACGGAAGCCACCGTGAAGGTTCACCTGAAGAGCCTGCTGCGCAAGATCAACGCCTCCAACCGCACCCAGGCCGCCATCTGGGCGCTGAACAACGGCATCGGCGATCAGGCCGCCGAGACCGGCGTCGCCGCCACCGTCTGATCCCCACCCGATCCAGCATACCGCTCTGCCGAAAGGCCCCGCCCGCCTTCCGTTCCGGCCGTCCGCCCCTTCCATCCGGGGCAGGCGGCCGGCGGAGCGGAGCGTTGCCTTTTGCAGCGCATTTCCGTTTGCCGCGCCCGGAAAGGGGCCGCGGACGCAGGCATAGAGGAAGCGGTCTAAGACCAAAAGCGAACTACAGCGCGGGAATGGCGGTGCCTATGTGAACTGCGGGCCGATGACGCCATCCCGGTGTGAGATCGCCGCAACCTTCTGGAAATGCCCGCGATGAACGTGCTGATCGCCGACGATCACCTG from Azospirillum sp. TSH100 carries:
- a CDS encoding response regulator transcription factor, with the translated sequence MDAINVFLIDANKLFREGMKRLFEGTSFNVVGEAGSLREGLSTLGTGKTPDLILIDLPSGADEEVDAMRSLREDHPSIRIVILTNDLDTRRLSAALGAGAGGYLLKDIACEALMQSLKLVMMGEKVFPTHLAELLVSGRTEDMGAELPTRRKGLSQREVQILRCLLNGNSNKMIANHLNITEATVKVHLKSLLRKINASNRTQAAIWALNNGIGDQAAETGVAATV